The following proteins come from a genomic window of Streptomyces sp. Sge12:
- a CDS encoding NAD-dependent epimerase/dehydratase family protein, with translation MKLLMLGGTEFVGRAITEDALTRGWEVTVFHRGHHAPPPGTSALHGDRTAPGGLAALETGEWDLVVDTWGGAPTAVRDSSRLLRDRVGRYAYISSRSVYAYPAPAGLTEDGPVVEGSPDAGPTAYAEDKRGGELAALDAFGDRALLVRAGLILGPYENVGRLPWWLNRTARGGPVLAPGPRELPLQYIDVRDLAAWTLDASAAGRGGAYNLVSPPGHATTGSLLDACAATTAGGAELRWTDPARILEAGVEPWTELPIWVPEGEGYDHMHHGDVSKALAAGLKCRPVEETVADTWAWLRTLGGVAPQRPDRPSKGISAEREAALLGL, from the coding sequence ATGAAACTGCTGATGCTGGGTGGTACCGAATTCGTCGGACGCGCAATCACCGAGGACGCCCTGACCCGGGGCTGGGAGGTGACCGTCTTCCACCGCGGGCACCACGCGCCCCCGCCGGGCACCTCCGCCCTGCACGGGGACCGCACCGCTCCCGGCGGCCTGGCCGCCCTGGAGACGGGGGAGTGGGACCTCGTCGTCGACACCTGGGGCGGCGCCCCCACCGCGGTCCGTGACAGCAGCCGGCTGCTGCGCGACCGGGTCGGCCGGTACGCGTACATCTCCAGCCGCTCGGTGTACGCCTACCCCGCCCCGGCCGGCCTCACCGAGGACGGCCCCGTCGTCGAGGGCTCCCCGGACGCCGGGCCGACCGCCTACGCCGAGGACAAGCGGGGCGGCGAACTGGCCGCCCTGGACGCCTTCGGGGACCGCGCCCTGCTGGTGCGCGCGGGGCTGATCCTCGGCCCGTACGAGAACGTCGGCCGGCTCCCGTGGTGGCTGAACCGCACCGCCCGCGGCGGTCCCGTGCTCGCCCCCGGGCCGCGCGAACTCCCGCTCCAGTACATCGACGTACGCGACCTCGCGGCCTGGACCCTGGACGCCTCCGCGGCGGGGCGCGGGGGCGCGTACAACCTGGTCTCCCCGCCCGGACACGCCACGACGGGAAGTCTCCTCGACGCCTGCGCCGCCACCACCGCGGGCGGCGCCGAGCTCCGCTGGACCGACCCGGCCCGGATCCTGGAGGCGGGTGTGGAGCCCTGGACCGAGCTCCCGATCTGGGTGCCCGAGGGGGAGGGGTACGACCACATGCACCACGGGGACGTCTCCAAGGCGCTGGCCGCCGGCCTGAAGTGCCGGCCGGTCGAGGAGACCGTGGCCGACACCTGGGCCTGGCTGCGCACCCTCGGCGGAGTCGCCCCGCAGCGGCCCGACCGGCCGTCCAAGGGCATCTCCGCGGAGCGGGAGGCCGCCCTACTCGGGCTCTGA